Proteins encoded in a region of the Acidobacteriota bacterium genome:
- a CDS encoding MFS transporter, with amino-acid sequence MAMQTESKASVGGGPPARPSGVRHGVLGLLALAAASAYLTRHCIAVANTTIQRELHFTTEQMGWILSAFMVGYLAFQVPGGWLGTRLGPRWALSLISLLWSLFNLWSARVYSFLPMLASRIAFGAAQAGLVPIATLVINNWFPERRRGFSSASVETSMSIGGIVTMGLTAYLMERYPWREVFGLYTWVGVAWAVGFFCYFRNHPRQHPWANEAERDLITRQPFAGQTGVAATASSPTRPESTEEGSPRPYLSPDSQSTLLASMIGSRSLWGICSQQFLRAAAYAVFVSWFPAYLEKGYGITPGQAGWFAVWPLAAAVTGLMAGGFLVDGLFARTGSKRISRSLVACFGIGTAGLLTLLALGAPSAPVLVALLSASSLAGAFSGPSSWTATMDIAGRYSALLMAVMNMAGIAGALMMPIALGYLIGHIERTGGDWNLVLYLIAGTQLAAALCWLAVRPDQPLMKPADRQGPPPMEA; translated from the coding sequence ATGGCGATGCAGACCGAATCCAAGGCCTCTGTGGGCGGCGGCCCACCGGCGAGACCAAGCGGCGTTCGCCACGGCGTGCTGGGCCTGCTGGCGCTGGCGGCTGCCAGCGCCTACCTCACCCGTCACTGCATTGCCGTCGCCAACACCACCATTCAGAGGGAGCTCCACTTCACCACCGAGCAGATGGGCTGGATACTGAGCGCCTTCATGGTGGGCTACCTGGCCTTTCAGGTCCCGGGAGGCTGGCTGGGAACCCGCCTGGGACCAAGGTGGGCCTTGTCCCTCATCAGCCTGCTCTGGTCGCTGTTCAACCTCTGGTCGGCCAGGGTGTATTCCTTTCTTCCCATGCTGGCTTCCCGGATTGCCTTTGGCGCCGCCCAGGCCGGACTGGTGCCCATCGCCACCCTGGTCATCAACAACTGGTTCCCCGAGCGGCGGCGGGGGTTCAGCAGCGCCAGCGTGGAGACTTCCATGTCCATCGGGGGCATCGTCACCATGGGATTGACGGCCTACCTGATGGAGCGCTACCCCTGGCGGGAGGTCTTCGGTCTCTATACCTGGGTGGGCGTGGCCTGGGCGGTGGGCTTTTTCTGCTACTTCCGCAACCACCCCCGGCAGCACCCCTGGGCGAATGAGGCCGAGCGGGACCTGATCACCCGGCAGCCTTTCGCCGGGCAAACGGGGGTGGCCGCCACCGCCTCGAGCCCGACCCGGCCCGAATCGACCGAGGAAGGGAGTCCCCGACCCTACCTTAGCCCGGACAGCCAGTCGACCCTGCTGGCCAGCATGATCGGGAGCCGCAGCCTGTGGGGAATCTGTTCCCAGCAGTTCCTGCGGGCGGCTGCCTATGCCGTCTTCGTCTCCTGGTTTCCCGCCTACCTGGAAAAGGGCTACGGCATCACGCCCGGCCAGGCGGGATGGTTTGCCGTATGGCCTCTGGCGGCGGCGGTGACGGGGTTGATGGCGGGCGGCTTTCTGGTGGACGGGTTGTTCGCGCGGACCGGAAGCAAGCGGATCAGCCGCAGCCTGGTGGCCTGCTTCGGCATCGGCACCGCCGGCCTGCTGACGCTGCTGGCCCTGGGGGCCCCCTCGGCTCCGGTATTGGTGGCGTTGCTGTCGGCAAGCTCCCTGGCGGGCGCCTTTTCCGGTCCCTCCTCCTGGACGGCGACCATGGACATCGCCGGCCGCTACAGCGCCCTGCTGATGGCGGTGATGAACATGGCCGGAATCGCCGGGGCCCTGATGATGCCCATCGCTTTGGGATACCTGATCGGACATATCGAACGGACCGGCGGGGACTGGAACCTGGTGCTCTATCTCATTGCCGGCACGCAGTTGGCGGCTGCGCTCTGCTGGCTGGCCGTCAGGCCCGACCAACCCCTCATGAAGCCGGCGGACCGGCAGGGCCCGCCGCCAATGGAGGCGTAA